The Argopecten irradians isolate NY chromosome 16, Ai_NY, whole genome shotgun sequence genome window below encodes:
- the LOC138310960 gene encoding serine-rich adhesin for platelets-like isoform X4: MDKESKIQKDTLMKDLERERLIRAELEHKLRSMTEDNTNCRSRLHCLQQEFKRMEETVRNMMQYKSKIDQLKQEKSSLSVTYENNMHKYRNHISTLERENIMLLNDVKRFESQPISGKTDDRTKLLLGRLKILESENSALVMENEQQRQQYEKCLDEIANQVVQALLAQKTLREECLKLQGRVQDLEYQNHELNSLFQEKLKYDPAIQDSVLPSVSMTTVSEAATQEQMTTTAMSLTQTMHLSPMSQYVLQTKVAQKCLGQYMPGESTDSLRSICSNYTCDDSLGKPQMSLPVWATDQSAPTKKHPGVHSSTSTSVPPCGEQNNELNCRMKIETEFPANNSSPKMKHVNIMERANQKRQRSSSTSSLHSNSRSAKTRSTSSLNKSKLAVSSGSKSSLSGSQRELCLQNEAMSGKRSVSHPDHIDKGVVGNPQASQKSVRNQQPGGISGKFSHFQHRERSSSASSIPIKRGSNSGCGKKTITPVPSNSKLPFKSQEPSDNLLKSKKFSDNVKSSSCGKVQGHRIRKEMDQKAMTSSSGAEVKDRMAVLRQTFGSPPRVPLLPNGQYFYDYSDEDSDFNRPVSADFSNTSTISLNEILDHSDDTDTLLEEDFTTENFAFFESPSFVKKHHRQYDRQKSRADSKIIEIQEKEIAGARLHGKPDIIQDTENSELQNQGKCPRSPYIPKKRNSLQHSKRKQSNQRPSSLILAPREKQFMHQRYSSSSSSLESSDSDENWSPRFARKYHQMKQGRAKPRTQVKQSSSESTPSPPITSSRHVPTGEITLDNMKTVHTEYISPERPPVVMTSSSETVPHLTNSLTKRKGPPPPIPSKPSTGRRSPGIRMGTQSPGFRHNKKETTVLQDLKDILPKSQEIKPDSYQSQHVEYTTSATEPQIEVQMNQKIMVSAELSFDKAEKVERSGSKDDGYSTMSSDIQPEAMEKFNDTSIQNKDTAVKKESPVKVEEALPAPAVKVNKTDLTSDLDSAMDSSTHSTEMRNSTHSLSSQNSNSSEDRAAVCGSLGRVKAMKILFEAENQKQNDNKLMKFPLRKSPSMDSKLGGGNKDMQERRILNRRSLGDDFKMFVPEIHHNHWTVDTNKVHSEETTVESTRTTTDMNIPGLEVEEEHKDERSSLPSLPVFHHVQTLNISEENFLSDIPEEKDEWEASTNSCDKLLEDSLRNLQSSTKYYAHLQLLQTFSVKRYWCSTEGLARVLSDSDLSSLPKIRDTSLFDDLIVDTKVTKPLERSASLSDMHTKQAEIVSKMKVIPKLRKRLLKNEGQEKDVMKRQILQQLAHEVESESDGDNAVQFHSLLIQNHVRSSQQVTQSKVNDNESRIHLPTNSSSDRVSLEPLILPSGEEIIDDQGTQFGSKETSPAPDIEQQGKFRSDYYSLCNVGSNRSLLSSGNEGDLDIPTISEPIPHTCQNGDTKNCEQCCIHGNNQEFDEISRQLESLSKTVNALHQSLTSLNSCDTDKDSNEDHSELFTSQAEDYKDTEGYQWVEDEFYLTPCGGELIMGNSPFSETGACCDWVNEYADDTSCNDEFEFYGNFVSDDVGVFNKDKTVCPPITEEKEIPAPPSGLKGVNSPKVRRPAKLLERTQSENLGVLDPQTRAAMLDSMVELSGGSMDSLDDNIGVDHVMCSRLIGRGDKIEALRSPTKVNRPALDLSKFFLRFGDKEMEAMAAFDFLNDMTPSPKPHQPQPTGELKDLSQENQPPTEPATSPERPQKPLMTIPQSVQSTKSSADPKDAQSMTKPKPGTKQTQGSSGRVTPALKQAQRFAAGSPTAIAMHSHKNEAKSAHKLDNGADISSVKQGTALGSCGAQKHTMGLIVHKPVSSSQQQHQEATTKVPVVTDAKTSHQKADGSKSHGPDKCQSGTNASASPKPSRMGFFRRKNTSAEKKTNIDEKSTKAPKKLSQNSKEKEKDKSKIPKAVKQDQTKPVRRFLRSSGKSSSVTNVSSASSHK, translated from the exons AAGGATACCCTGATGAAGGACCTTGAGAGGGAAAGGCTGATCCGGGCGGAGCTCGAACACAAACTCCGATCAATGACCGAGGACAACACAAACTGTAGGTCACGTCTTCACTGTCTCCAACAGGAGTTCAAAAG GATGGAAGAAACGGTGAGGAATATGATGCAGTACAAGTCTAAGATTGACCAGCTCAAGCAGGAAAAGTCGAGTCTGTCTGTTACGTATGAG AACAATATGCACAAGTACAGGAATCACATAAGTACACTGGAGAGGGAAAACATTATGCTCCTTAATGATGTCAAGCGCTTCGAATCCCAG CCAATCAGTGGGAAGACTGATGATCGTACGAAACTCTTACTTGGTCGACTCAAAATATTGGAATCGGAAAACTCAGCGTTAGTGATGGAGAACGAGCAGCAACGACAGCAGTATGAGAAATGTCTGGATGAAATAGCCAATCAAGTCGTCCAAGCCTTATTAGCTCAAAAG ACCTTACGGGAGGAATGTCTAAAGCTACAGGGGAGAGTACAGGACCTTGAATACCAGAATCATGAACTCAACAGCTTATTCCAAGAGAAGCTTAAATATGACCCTGCCATTCAAGATTCTGTACTGCCCAGTGTTTCCATGACAACAGTGAGTGAGGCAGCCACCCAGGAACAAATGACGACGACAGCCATGTCCCTAACTCAGACTATG CACTTGTCCCCGATGTCCCAGTACGTCCTGCAGACGAAGGTGGCCCAGAAGTGTCTTGGCCAGTATATGCCAGGGGAGAGCACTGACTCTCTACGCAGCATATGTAGTAATTAT ACCTGCGATGACAGTCTAGGGAAACCACAAATGAGTTTACCAGTCTGGGCTACAGATCAAAGTGCTCCAACAAAGAAACACCCGGGTGTTCACTCTTCTACTTCAACCAGTGTACCTCCATGTGGAGAACAAAACAACGAATTAAACTGTAGAATGAAAATAGAAACTGAGTTCCCTGCGAATAATTCCAGTCCGAAAATGAAACATGTGAATATAATGGAACGAGCCAATCAAAAACGACAACGAAGTTCCTCAACGTCCTCGCTACACTCAAATTCTAGATCAGCCAAAACTAGGTCAACATCGTCACTAAATAAGAGCAAATTGGCGGTGTCCAGTGGGTCAAAATCCTCCCTTTCCGGGAGTCAGCGTGAACTGTGTCTTCAGAATGAAGCAATGTCTGGTAAACGTAGTGTATCGCACCCGGACCATATAGACAAAGGTGTGGTGGGGAATCCACAGGCCTCTCAAAAATCTGTCCGAAATCAACAACCTGGAGGAATATCTGGGAAATTTAGTCACTTCCAACATAGAGAAAGGTCTTCCTCAGCTTCATCTATACCTATCaaaaggggaagtaactcagGGTGTGGGAAAAAGACCATTACTCCGGTGCCTTCTAACTCAAAACTTCCCTTCAAATCTCAGGAACCAAGtgataatttattaaaaagCAAGAAATTCTCAGACAATGTGAAATCAAGTAGTTGTGgcaaagttcaaggtcataggaTCAGGAAGGAAATGGATCAAAAGGCAATGACCTCGAGTTCTGGGGCTGAGGTCAAAGACAGGATGGCAGTTCTTCGCCAAACGTTTGGCAGTCCTCCTCGAGTACCACTTCTACCCAATGGCCAATATTTCTATGATTATAGTGATGAAGACAGTGATTTTAATCGCCCCGTGTCGGCAGATTTCAGCAATACCTCAACGATTTCATTAAATGAAATCTTGGACCATAGTGATGACACGGATACATTACTCGAGGAAGATTTCACGACAGAAAACTTTGCTTTTTTTGAATCGCCTTCTTTTGTGAAAAAACACCATAGACAGTATGATCGGCAAAAGTCCAGGGCCGATTCCAAAATAATAGAAATCCAAGAGAAAGAAATCGCTGGTGCAAGATTACACGGAAAACCTGATATAATACAGGACACGGAGAATAGTGAACTTCAGAACCAAGGGAAATGCCCAAGAAGTCCTTACATTCCAAAGAAACGAAATTCTTTGCAGCATAGTAAACGGAAACAAAGTAATCAGCGTCCTAGTTCTCTTATACTCGCTCCCCGGGAAAAACAGTTCATGCACCAAAGATATAGTTCTTCCTCCTCTAGTTTAGAGAGTTCGGATAGTGATGAAAACTGGTCCCCGAGGTTTGCTAGAAAGTATCATCAAATGAAACAAGGTAGAGCGAAACCAAGAACTCAGGTAAAGCAGTCATCCTCGGAAAGTACTCCCTCGCCTCCAATCACCTCTTCGAGACATGTACCCACAGGTGAGATCACCTTAGATAATATGAAAACTGTACATACTGAATACATATCTCCAGAAAGACCTCCCGTGGTGATGACCAGTTCATCAGAAACTGTTCCACATCTGACGAATTCTCTTACAAAGAGAAAGGGACCACCTCCACCCATTCCTAGTAAACCCTCAACAGGTCGACGGTCACCTGGAATTCGAATGGGCACGCAATCACCTGGATTCCGACACAACAAGAAGGAAACAACAGTATTACAGGATTTGAAAGATATACTGCCGAAATCTCAGGAGATTAAACCAGATTCCTACCAATCGCAACACGTGGAATATACAACTAGTGCTACAGAACCCCAAATAGAGGTTCAAATGAATCAGAAAATCATGGTGTCGGCTGAGTTGAGTTTTGATAAAGCTGAAAAAGTAGAGAGGTCAGGTAGTAAAGACGATGGTTACTCCACAATGTCAAGTGACATACAACCAGAAGCAATGGAAAAATTCAATGATACGTCAATTCAGAATAAAGATACCGCTGTGAAGAAGGAGAGCCCTGTGAAGGTAGAGGAGGCTTTACCTGCCCCAGCAGTAAAGGTAAATAAGACAgatttgacctctgaccttgaTTCGGCAATGGATAGTTCAACACATAGTACAGAAATGAGAAATTCCACCCACAGTCTTTCGTCACAGAATTCAAACTCCAGTGAGGATCGTGCGGCGGTTTGTGGCTCTTTGGGAAGAGTCAAAGCTATGAAAATCTTATTCGAGGctgaaaatcaaaaacaaaatgacaacaaattgatgaaatttcCACTGAGAAAATCGCCGTCTATGGACAGTAAACTCGGCGGAGGCAATAAGGACATGCAAGAACGGAGAATTCTGAATCGTAGATCTCTGGGTGatgatttcaaaatgtttgtcCCGGAGATACATCACAATCACTGGACCGTGGACACCAATAAAGTGCACTCCGAGGAGACAACTGTGGAGTCAACAAGGACTACCACTGATATGAATATTCCTGGGTTGGAAGTCGAGGAGGAGCACAAAGATGAACGAAGTTCTCTTCCTTCACTTCCTGTTTTCCATCATGTCCAAACACTCAATATCAGCGAGGAGAACTTTCTCTCTGATATTCCAGAGGAGAAAGATGAGTGGGAAGCTTCGACAAACTCTTGTGATAAGCTGTTAGAAGATTCGCTTCGAAATTTACAGTCATCAACAAAATACTATGCCCACCTTCAGCTTCTTCAGACGTTTAGTGTAAAACGGTATTGGTGCTCCACTGAGGGATTGGCAAGAGTTCTTTCCGATAGTGATCTTTCTTCACTTCCAAAGATCAGGGACACTAGTCTTTTCGACGACCTTATTGTTGATACCAAGGTCACAAAGCCCCTGGAGAGGTCGGCGTCCTTATCCGACATGCACACAAAGCAAGCGGAAATTGTTTCTAAGATGAAGGTTATCCCCAAACTCAGAAAGAGGTTATTGAAGAATGAAGGTCAAGAGAAAGATGTCATGAAAAGGCAGATTCTCCAACAG CTGGCGCACGAAGTTGAGAGCGAATCTGATGGGGACAACGCTGTGCAGTTCCACTCACTTCTGATACAAAATCACGTACGGAGCTCACAGCAG GTAACTCAGTCAAAAGTAAATGATAATGAATCCCGTATCCATCTACCGACAAATTCAAGTTCTGATAGGGTGTCGTTAGAACCGTTAATACTGCCCTCTGGCGAGGAAATTATTGATGATCAGGGGACACAATTCGGTAGCAAGGAGACCAGCCCAGCACCTGATATTGAGCAACAAGGAAAATTTCGTAGTGATTATTATAGTCTTTGTAACGTGGGATCAAATCGAAGTTTGTTGTCGAGTGGAAATGAAGGCGATTTAGACATCCCAACAATTAGTGAACCGATCCCACATACATGTCAAAATGGCGACACAAAAAATTGTGAACAGTGCTGTATCCATGGAAATAATCAGGAGTTTGACGAGATTTCAAGACAGCTTGAAAGTTTGTCTAAGACCGTTAATGCTTTACATCAAAGCTTGACCAGTCTCAACAGTTGTGATACCGATAAAGATTCAAATGAAGATCATTCTGAGTTGTTTACGTCACAAGCTGAAGATTATAAAGACACTGAGGGCTACCAGTGGGTGGAGGATGAGTTCTATCTCACGCCATGCGGCGGCGAACTCATCATGGGAAACTCACCATTCTCTGAAACTGGTGCATGTTGTGATTGGGTGAATGAATATGCAGACGACACTTCCTGTAATGACGAATTTGagttttatgggaattttgtgTCTGATGATGTCGGAGTATTTAACAAAGATAAGACTGTATGTCCTCCAATCACTGAGGAGAAGGAAATACCAGCGCCCCCGTCTGGgttaaagggagttaactcaCCCAAAGTCAGAAGACCAGCTAAATTATTGGAGCGAACACAATCTGAAAACTTGGGTGTGCTTGATCCACAG ACTCGGGCAGCCATGTTGGATTCAATGGTGGAGCTGAGTGGTGGAAGTATGGACAGCTTAGATGACAATATTGGTGTGGACCATGTCATGTGTTCACGGCTCATCGGCAGGGGAG ATAAAATAGAAGCACTTAGGTCCCCTACCAAGGTTAATCGCCCTGCCTTGGATTTATCCAAATTCTTTCTCCGATTTGGTGACAAGGAAATGGAGGCTATGGCTGCTTTTGATTTTCTAAATGATATGACACCTTCTCCTAAGCCGCATCAGCCTCAACCAACCGGCGAATTAAAGGACTTGTCTCAGGAAAATCAGCCGCCCACTGAACCAGCTACATCTCCTGAACGACCTCAGAAACCACTTATGACGATCCCTCAGTCTGTACAGTCAACGAAATCTAGTGCTGATCCGAAAGACGCTCAATCCATGACAAAGCCAAAACCAGGAACAAagcaaacacagggatcatcggGAAGGGTAACTCCTGCACTTAAACAGGCTCAGAGATTCGCCGCGGGATCACCAACTGCTATCGCCATGCATTCACACAAAAATGAGGCAAAATCTGCTCACAAACTGGACAATGGAGCTGACATAAGTTCCGTTAAACAGGGCACTGCTTTAGGGTCCTGTGGTGCTCAAAAACATACAATGGGATTGATCGTCCACAAACCTGTGTCTTCGTCCCAGCAACAACATCAGGAAGCAACTACCAAAGTGCCTGTCGTCACCGACGCCAAAACCAGCCATCAAAAAGCCGACGGTTCAAAGTCGCATGGTCCTGACAAGTGTCAATCAGGGACCAATGCTAGTGCTTCTCCAAAGCCTTCCCGTATGGGTTTCTTTAGGCGGAAAAACACTAGTGCTGAAAAGAAGACAAATATTGACGAAAAGTCAACAAAAGCTCCTAAGAAATTGTCTCAGAACTCGAAAGAGAAAGAAAAGGACAAATCTAAGATTCCAAAAGCTGTAAAGCAGGACCAGACTAAACCAGTCCGTCGATTTTTACGGTCCAGTGGAAAATCATCATCCGTTACCAATGTTTCTTCCGCCTCGAGtcataaataa